From the Juglans microcarpa x Juglans regia isolate MS1-56 chromosome 3D, Jm3101_v1.0, whole genome shotgun sequence genome, the window GGTGTCCTAGGGAGAAGGCTGGCACGGGGGTAAAGATACAACGGGCCGGGAGACGGAGTTGCCCCGATATAACACGCGCAAAGTGCTGATTGTGCAAGGGCGTGGGCGTGCATGATTAGCCAAGCAGTGTACGTGCATGCCGTGACTCCCAAgaagtgagtgagagagagagagagatcgatcaGGTGAGAGGAGCCCTCGTGAAAAACCATCGGATAAAAGGGATTTACATGGAGATTGAATGTAGTCGAAAGCATGCACCCGGCAATGCTTTAATTAcactaaaatttttatttaacgaCATGCAATGAATTCAAACGGACATGTACCAGAATTAATATTTAGTATCGGACCACATCATAACAGTCATATCCTTTGTGCTAAGTTATTTATGTGGCTGTTGCTGGCTGGCATTTAAGACTCTTTAACATCGAATTgtcttctattatatataatatataatttacatgGAAAAGTGTCCTAATTTCTCCTAGAAAAGCACGAGTTCCTGTACAGTACCCCCATAAGTTGTAACTGCAGGCCAGCAGGCACTGCTAATAATCATTCATGCATGTAAGACTACAGCTTAAGAACCTCTGGGTAACTTACTGTACGTACGTACTGTCCCGCTGGAGAGACAAGACGCTCTCTTCTTAGCAGATGCCAGAGAGTTCGTTGCATGTAAAGAAGATCTGCATGCAGTAGGCGTACTTTGTCTGAGATCGGGCATGCAGATCGCTCTTTTCACTTTATTGGGTAATAAATCCTGGTGCCCAGGGTCAGGATCAGAGGTTGGAGCACTGCAGGAATGCCAAAGCTTGCCAACCCCGTCCACGCCAAGTTCATGGCTGGTTTAGACGTCACagataataaaatttctaaaaggaaaagaaatcccCGTGAATTACAAACCCAAAAATACCATGAAGGTGGGCCCATTGAACAAAATTCTGGCCCATTAAATTGTTCTACGAATTAACCTGACCAAGATAGAAATTGACTTCCTCCACTATAGTTTCATTTActtctattttatcatttgcttaatttaatgtattaattatatgataataGAGAATAAATATCCTTTAAGAAATAGGAATTTTGCGGGAACAAACTATAATTCTCATTAGAGCAGTGATAGCCTTACAATCGAATTACGGTCcatttacaatttttaataatataatttttttaaatatttaaacctattaagtcaaaataaaaagtcaaactaaaatttcaaaaaatatattattttaatttataatgtttTACAAATAGTtggtctatcatttttcttctcatcGTAGGCCCTATATTCCGTGtacctcgtttggttacgtagctcagatgatatattttgttaaaaattaaataaaattttgttataatatattttttaatattattattattttgagatttgaaaaagttgaattgtttattatattttgtatgagagtttaaaaaagttataataattatatgcatcttttagatattttttatccCGTCCAATTGCGTGACggatattttattgagtattAGCTATAAGTAATGGATAAGCTCTTCAATTGAATCCAATtggataattcaatttttttaaaaaagatagacgcatcaaaaaaaaaaaaagtatgttcTTTATTAAATAGACGGTGCATAGATAGTATAACTATTAgacacgtatatatatatatatatatatatatatatatatatatatatataaataaacgcAATATTTCAACTACGTTTCGTTAGTCCAATCAAGATATCAGCTACAATGTTATTAGTCTTATGATCTTTACCATTATTATTGAAATCCCTTCTCACAAGTTTCTCAATGGAACTGCCTGTTTTAGCTGCAAAAGCCTTGTTAACGTCTTTAATATCTATCTCGGACCTAGTGATCATTATCCGGATCAAAATCTCCCGAGCATCAGCATTCTTCATCCTTAGCTGTTTGGCAAAGAACTTTTCAGGATTTTGTATGCATCGAATCACGATTCGTACCTCTCTTCCAAATTGCCCGCATTTGCTTTGTTTCAGCGACTTGCAGAATTCATGGCCATATAGCTGTTTGTAGGAGACGAGAATGGCTTTGACTTGGCCAGAATTCCGCTGACTTAAAAGCGAAATGATGGTCTTCTGGTCCACAGTCCTCCCACTTTCCACTGCTTCATACAGAGTCTTGGCATCGCACATGGCCATGCTCATGTCCACTCTCCCACCACAGTTGCGACACGACTTCAAAACCGCCAGCAGAATCTAATTAAAGATCAATACCAAAAATTTCATGGCATGATCTTTTAAAGTAATTGATCGTTAAAAAGAGATGCATGCTAAGTAGTTACCTCTTTGAATCCGCCCCTGACTTTTGCGGTGACATCTTGCTCAAGTTCAGAATTGTATCTTGAGCGGTAGGTTCGCTTAATACACTGCAGCTCCGAAGAAGGTCGGGTGCATGCAATCTCAATGAGAGTGTTAAGATTCACACTCCCGCCGAAAAGCGAGTTCCTAGTTATCTCGGCATCACGCTCTTGCGGTTCAATCATGCGAAGGTAGGCTGCTCTCTGTATATATGCAACATAATTTCAACATTAGTGTGAGGTCTTGCTTGTGAAGGgtgaaagaaggaaaatgaaagttACTTAATCAAGCAACCATACTCACAGCAACTGGATTGTTCCTCTGGATATTTGAGAAGAGATGAAGAACATTCTGACCATAAAGAGCAGCATAAGTTTGACGAATGAGCTTGAACTCAAAGGAACTTCTATGTACGAAGATATCCACAAACTTTTGGTTGTTGATTGTACCATTGCCTACAATTGATGATTGGCATTAGCAAGACAAAAGTGATGTTGTTAAAGTCCAGATGATACTGCAATATGGAGAGTCCATTAGTTCTTATAATATCTTGTTAAGCTGCAGAGTACTCCACTGCCAAGACTGTATGTTTAATGTTTCATAATAATTACGGTTGGGAAAACAGTTTCTTTCCACCCAAACAAACATGAACAATGAAGAAGGGGAAAATGGAAACTTACCAGATAGataatgatgaagaatttggCAATCGAATTCATATCGTTCATTGCCTTGGAAAGAACTGGCAGCCATCGACAAATTCCTCTAAAAAGTATGGTCTTTGTATGTCTCGTGTGTGATGCTAAAACCCAAGAAACCTGACAGGGACTTTTATAGGTGGAGCAGCTAGCTGTTGTAGACTACTCCAAGGAATAATTTCCTTTTCGCTAGAACTCTCAAGGAAAAAACAGCCGCGTCCAAAGTGGAAGAATATTAAAGAACGGAATAAATCCTCATTTCCAATATCAACCGAACCATTTCTACCACATTTCACTTTCTCATTCATGCCAGCTTGAGCTTCCTCCCTGTGCCGTCGACTTCCTTTTAGCTAAAATATAACACAAAAAAAAGGGGCAAGTACTTGAGATCTAGCGTCTGATACATCTCTTACATTGTTAACGGCTCTAATATTGGGTACTAAATTAGAGGAATCCTTCGATCCCCAGCTGGTTTTTTAGTCAAAGGCTTCAGAAAAAAAGGTTCTTTCTATGTTTGTTAGCAACCCATTGCGGAGATCTATAGGGACGTGAAAAATCAAGGGTCCATACATGGTTTTCTGAGTTGACTTGTGGTGCATAATTTCTCTACAACATATGTGCACATGTTCGTTTGAAAATCTAGATTAGGAAatcatttgatgaaaaattatcaaaatgtgaattgcaaacaaaaaaataaggtaAAACCCAAAGTAGGCAGGCACTAAGATCTTTAAATTTAACACTTGATAAGCCATTTGCCAGttctcattttaattcaaagtCTGCATTGAGGATCTGCAAAATAACCACACTACTTGGTTGATGTTAGTCGTTCCATATGTTTTAGGTGAAGGTGCTGCTAGACCTTTTCAAGGAATGTCACCGATTACAAGAAACGCAC encodes:
- the LOC121255483 gene encoding annexin D5-like isoform X1 — encoded protein: MIEPQERDAEITRNSLFGGSVNLNTLIEIACTRPSSELQCIKRTYRSRYNSELEQDVTAKVRGGFKEILLAVLKSCRNCGGRVDMSMAMCDAKTLYEAVESGRTVDQKTIISLLSQRNSGQVKAILVSYKQLYGHEFCKSLKQSKCGQFGREVRIVIRCIQNPEKFFAKQLRMKNADAREILIRIMITRSEIDIKDVNKAFAAKTGSSIEKLVRRDFNNNGKDHKTNNIVADILIGLTKRS
- the LOC121255483 gene encoding annexin D7-like isoform X2, coding for MIEPQERDAEITRNSLFGGSVNLNTLIEIACTRPSSELQCIKRTYRSRYNSELEQDVTAKVRGGFKESCRNCGGRVDMSMAMCDAKTLYEAVESGRTVDQKTIISLLSQRNSGQVKAILVSYKQLYGHEFCKSLKQSKCGQFGREVRIVIRCIQNPEKFFAKQLRMKNADAREILIRIMITRSEIDIKDVNKAFAAKTGSSIEKLVRRDFNNNGKDHKTNNIVADILIGLTKRS